From a region of the Lactobacillus sp. CBA3605 genome:
- a CDS encoding cation:proton antiporter — protein MEFLGTLVIILITTSLFGHLASRVGIPAVIGQLFVGIILGPVLLNWVHANDFIHIFSEIGVIILMFIAGLESDLTLLKKYLRPSIIVALLGVLIPMVLIYPVGIVFGLTQFESLFLSVIFAATSVSISVAVMKELNLLDSKSGSTVLGAAVVDDVLAVVLLSIMVSLIGTKAGTDTQIPLALTFLEQLIYFAAIYFVMRFIAPLLARLGTKLLNPVGPTIMAMILCFGMAYIANLIGLSAVIGAFFAGIAIAQTHVAHEVDQSIEPIGYAIFIPVFFVSIGLSMSLAGIEHDLLLIIVLTIVATLTKLLGAGSGAKWAGFSSNEAYLVGAGMVSRGEMALIIAQIGYQSKLISDDYYSAIITAIILTTLLAPLLLKHAARHINY, from the coding sequence TTGGAATTTTTAGGTACCTTGGTGATCATCTTGATTACAACTAGTCTATTTGGCCATCTAGCCTCTAGGGTTGGTATCCCAGCAGTGATCGGTCAATTATTTGTTGGAATTATTCTTGGCCCTGTGTTGTTGAATTGGGTTCACGCCAATGATTTCATCCATATTTTTTCAGAGATTGGGGTTATCATCTTAATGTTTATCGCCGGACTTGAGAGTGATCTTACATTGCTTAAAAAATATTTGCGTCCTAGCATAATTGTCGCGTTGTTAGGAGTTTTGATTCCGATGGTACTGATCTATCCAGTTGGTATTGTTTTTGGCTTGACACAATTTGAAAGCTTGTTTTTGAGCGTTATTTTTGCCGCAACGTCGGTTTCAATTTCAGTTGCTGTCATGAAAGAACTAAATTTACTTGATAGTAAGAGCGGTTCAACAGTCCTCGGTGCCGCGGTGGTTGACGATGTGCTAGCTGTCGTTTTACTTAGCATTATGGTAAGTTTAATAGGTACAAAGGCTGGTACGGATACCCAGATACCGCTAGCTCTGACTTTTTTAGAGCAGCTAATTTACTTTGCCGCAATTTATTTCGTGATGCGTTTTATCGCCCCTCTCCTCGCTAGACTAGGCACCAAATTATTGAATCCAGTGGGACCTACTATAATGGCGATGATTTTGTGTTTTGGTATGGCATATATTGCAAATCTGATTGGACTGAGTGCAGTAATTGGGGCCTTTTTTGCAGGAATTGCGATTGCACAAACTCATGTAGCTCATGAAGTTGATCAAAGTATCGAACCAATCGGTTATGCGATTTTCATTCCTGTATTCTTCGTTTCAATTGGTTTAAGTATGTCACTAGCTGGCATAGAACACGATTTGTTATTAATTATCGTATTGACAATTGTGGCAACACTGACGAAATTATTAGGAGCGGGGAGTGGGGCTAAATGGGCCGGATTCAGTTCGAATGAAGCTTACCTCGTTGGTGCAGGGATGGTCTCGCGTGGGGAAATGGCCTTGATTATCGCTCAAATAGGCTACCAATCCAAACTAATCAGTGATGATTACTATTCGGCAATTATCACTGCCATTATCCTAACAACGTTATTAGCACCATTACTACTCAAACATGCGGCTCGTCATATAAACTACTAA
- a CDS encoding ClC family H(+)/Cl(-) exchange transporter, which yields MIQLVKEKFDVTRLRFVLLGLLVGLMSGTVVSLFRYCIEIGLHYSRLVYRYLRIAPFVWWEWALLIGINLGLALIVARLLKREPYIAGSGIPQVEGQLAGELEMHWWSILWRKFIGGILALGPGLFLGREGPAIQLSASVGQGFASEFKLSGTDRRLLIASGAAAGLAAAFNAPIAGTLFVLEEIYHNFSPLVWLTALAGAIGSNFISLNVFGLVPVLHLSYSRSLPVSNYWHLILLGIVLGLFGYLYQRVLLVMPRWYHQLTHLPRPIQGIVPFLLVILVGYFSPNLLGGGNGLILGFGQHVPPLFVLIAIFIIRFVFSMISYGSGLPGGIFLPILSLGAVIGAVYGVLMNQLGLLSHVYIMNLIIFSMAGYFAGIGKAPFTAILLVTEMVGNLTHLMPLAVISLTAYLVVDLLGGAPIYEALLKQMTMPKTVQQLHRPDHLEIPVFFGSPLNGKMVRDMPWPKEALLIGIRRGEQEVIPHGDTLIHEGDTLVLLTDTTQRPQVKQRIDALLATLEKKHQD from the coding sequence TTGATACAGCTTGTAAAAGAAAAATTTGACGTTACTCGTTTGCGATTTGTTTTACTCGGCCTGCTTGTGGGTTTAATGAGTGGCACCGTTGTTAGCTTATTTCGCTATTGTATTGAGATAGGGCTGCACTATAGTCGATTGGTATATAGATACTTACGAATCGCGCCGTTTGTTTGGTGGGAATGGGCATTGTTGATAGGCATCAACCTTGGTTTAGCGTTAATTGTGGCTCGACTTCTCAAGAGAGAACCTTATATCGCTGGTTCTGGAATTCCGCAAGTTGAAGGTCAATTGGCTGGTGAATTGGAAATGCACTGGTGGTCAATTCTTTGGCGAAAATTTATCGGTGGTATTCTGGCATTGGGACCTGGATTATTTCTCGGACGAGAAGGACCAGCGATTCAATTAAGTGCGTCAGTTGGTCAAGGTTTCGCTTCTGAGTTTAAGTTATCAGGAACTGATCGCCGACTACTAATTGCATCAGGCGCCGCTGCTGGATTAGCAGCAGCGTTTAATGCCCCCATTGCTGGAACTCTATTTGTCTTAGAAGAGATTTACCATAATTTTTCACCGCTGGTTTGGTTAACAGCATTAGCCGGAGCAATTGGTTCAAATTTTATTTCGCTGAATGTTTTCGGACTTGTTCCCGTGTTACATTTAAGTTATTCACGTAGTTTACCAGTATCAAATTATTGGCACTTAATTTTACTCGGCATTGTTTTGGGATTATTTGGTTACTTATATCAACGGGTCTTGTTAGTTATGCCTAGGTGGTATCATCAATTGACACATTTGCCACGCCCAATACAAGGTATCGTACCATTTCTGCTGGTAATTTTAGTTGGTTACTTTTCGCCAAATTTACTCGGTGGTGGTAATGGCTTAATTTTGGGATTTGGCCAGCATGTTCCACCTTTGTTTGTACTAATTGCAATTTTTATTATACGATTCGTCTTTTCAATGATTTCATATGGTTCCGGATTACCTGGCGGTATTTTCTTGCCGATTCTTTCTTTAGGTGCTGTGATTGGTGCGGTTTATGGCGTCTTAATGAATCAATTAGGATTATTATCGCATGTCTATATCATGAACCTAATCATTTTTTCCATGGCCGGTTACTTTGCTGGAATCGGAAAAGCTCCCTTCACAGCTATCTTGCTGGTAACAGAAATGGTTGGCAATTTAACACATTTAATGCCATTAGCAGTCATATCGTTAACTGCTTACCTTGTTGTTGATTTATTAGGCGGTGCACCAATCTATGAAGCATTGCTTAAGCAGATGACAATGCCTAAAACTGTTCAGCAACTTCATCGACCTGATCATTTGGAAATACCGGTTTTCTTTGGCAGTCCCTTAAACGGCAAAATGGTCCGAGACATGCCATGGCCTAAAGAAGCACTGCTCATTGGAATCCGGCGTGGCGAACAAGAAGTGATTCCACATGGTGACACCTTGATTCATGAAGGTGATACGTTAGTACTGTTAACTGATACAACCCAACGACCCCAAGTTAAACAACGGATTGATGCATTATTAGCAACCTTAGAAAAAAAGCACCAAGACTAA
- a CDS encoding putative holin-like toxin, whose translation MSVFQALSLMLLFGTFLIALLSYIDKHHK comes from the coding sequence ATGAGCGTCTTCCAGGCACTCTCGTTGATGTTGCTGTTTGGCACGTTTTTAATCGCGCTACTCAGCTATATCGACAAGCACCACAAATAA
- a CDS encoding IS30-like element ISLsa1 family transposase, with protein MGTSTLSRFQRGALAQLVNEGNKSYQVMADALGVAKATISYELARVKPYDPELAQQDADRKRRNCGRRSMLTAALATLITNHLRLTWSPETIAAAYNLSTASIYNWLNRGWLPFKLTDLPNRNVRQHRVSENRGKFTSGTSIEQRPTTVNQRLAFGHWEVDTVLSSRSEPRSCLVTFVERKTRLLWAIKAPNRTAKALNTAFGKFMGAFGPQVKSITVDHGKEFANYQALEQDYQIKVYFCHPYSPWERGSNEYFNRRLRWFFPKKTNFSQVTTDEILAALELINQRPLKIHHQQTAIERFRACSD; from the coding sequence TTGGGTACATCTACTTTATCACGTTTTCAACGTGGCGCACTAGCACAACTGGTCAATGAGGGAAATAAATCTTACCAAGTAATGGCTGACGCCTTAGGCGTCGCCAAAGCTACGATTAGCTATGAGTTGGCCCGGGTTAAACCTTATGATCCAGAATTAGCTCAGCAAGATGCAGATCGCAAAAGGCGGAATTGCGGTCGTCGTTCGATGCTGACGGCAGCATTAGCGACTTTAATTACCAATCACTTACGATTAACCTGGTCACCAGAAACCATTGCGGCCGCTTATAACTTGAGCACTGCGTCAATTTATAATTGGCTTAATCGTGGCTGGCTCCCCTTCAAATTGACTGATCTACCCAATCGGAATGTCCGCCAGCACCGAGTGAGCGAAAATCGTGGGAAATTTACAAGTGGGACTTCCATCGAACAACGGCCAACAACTGTTAATCAACGGTTAGCTTTTGGTCATTGGGAAGTAGATACGGTGCTTTCTAGTCGAAGTGAGCCACGATCATGTCTGGTTACATTCGTAGAACGTAAGACCCGACTTCTATGGGCCATCAAAGCCCCTAATAGAACGGCTAAGGCTCTAAACACCGCCTTTGGCAAGTTTATGGGGGCCTTCGGTCCCCAAGTAAAATCCATTACTGTTGATCATGGTAAAGAGTTTGCCAATTATCAGGCCTTAGAACAGGATTATCAGATCAAAGTTTATTTTTGCCATCCATATTCACCATGGGAGCGAGGTTCCAATGAATATTTTAATAGACGGTTACGCTGGTTCTTCCCGAAAAAGACCAATTTTAGCCAAGTAACGACTGATGAGATCCTAGCAGCACTTGAACTAATTAATCAACGACCATTAAAAATACATCATCAACAGACTGCCATTGAAAGATTCCGGGCTTGTTCGGATTAA
- a CDS encoding recombinase family protein produces MAKIGYARVSSKEQHLDRQLAALKDVDKLFTDKLSGANTNRPELQKMLAYIREGDIVMVTELDRLGRNNHDLTKIMNSIQNKGATLDVLNLPSITGIADPNLRQLMTNLIIELYKYQAESERKRIIERQQQGIALAKQQGKYHGRKPQYTQDDPRLQHAFKLYQAGMSDVDVARNTGIKRTTFIRYRKKFNVKVDCKL; encoded by the coding sequence ATGGCTAAAATCGGTTATGCGCGTGTGAGTTCCAAGGAGCAACATTTAGATCGACAGTTAGCGGCTTTAAAAGACGTTGATAAATTATTTACGGATAAATTAAGTGGGGCTAACACTAATCGGCCAGAACTGCAAAAAATGCTGGCCTATATTCGTGAGGGTGATATTGTAATGGTCACTGAATTAGATCGCTTAGGCAGAAACAACCATGATTTGACTAAGATCATGAACTCCATTCAAAATAAGGGTGCCACCCTAGATGTGTTGAATTTACCGTCCATAACAGGGATTGCTGACCCAAATTTACGTCAACTGATGACCAACTTGATTATTGAACTCTATAAGTATCAGGCCGAAAGTGAACGTAAGCGAATCATTGAGCGCCAGCAGCAAGGGATTGCCTTAGCTAAGCAGCAGGGTAAATATCATGGGCGTAAACCCCAATACACCCAAGACGATCCCCGCTTGCAACATGCTTTTAAACTTTATCAGGCAGGCATGAGTGATGTCGATGTTGCCCGTAATACAGGAATTAAACGGACAACCTTTATAAGGTATCGAAAGAAATTTAATGTTAAGGTAGATTGTAAATTATGA
- a CDS encoding KUP/HAK/KT family potassium transporter yields MNKQLERVSFAGALVTLGIVYGDIGTSPLYVMNALIGDAGKMGNISPNYVIGSISLIFWTLMIITTLKYVVIAMQADNKREGGIFALYALVRKNSKWLIWPALIGGAAILADGTLTPAVTVTSAIEGLKKQHLGPVVFSNSQHNVLIITTVVLLVLFMIQHFGTGMIGKSFGPVMILWFGFLAVFGIVNLINYPMILKAISPYYAIRILFSPVNKVGIFILGSIFLATTGAEALYSDMGHVGKQNIYVTWPLVYSTLFLNYLGQGAWIIRHAGDTAYRNLSNLNPFYEMLPGTWRLVGILLATLAAIIASQALITGSYTLVDEAIGLKFLPRMVIRHPSNIKNQIYIATVNWMLCIITISVVWFFGSSQKMEAAYGLAITITMLMTTVLLHEFLKKHLAKGTALIIALFFGFIELIFLISSLVKFIHGGYVTLTIMLGILYIMWLWYFGNKRRDHYEKESEYVSLLDYRDQLSKLSADNTVPLFTTNLVYMTKIKGDYQIKRSTMYSILDRQPKRAKVYWFVTVNETNAPYESNYTVDLLETHNVVNVQFYLGFRKSQSVSVYLHQVVNHLVEQGILEPQIPTYSTERQRKVGDFKFVIIKEQPADLIVNDKLSSLDRRLIGGRIYLQKITASPISWYGLEFSNVIEESSPLFITQDQDQYLIQKKIYHRGRLSKTEK; encoded by the coding sequence ATGAATAAGCAACTAGAACGTGTTTCTTTTGCGGGGGCACTTGTTACTTTAGGAATTGTGTACGGTGATATTGGCACTTCACCATTGTATGTTATGAATGCATTGATTGGTGACGCCGGTAAAATGGGAAATATTTCTCCCAATTACGTGATTGGATCGATCTCGTTGATTTTTTGGACATTAATGATCATTACAACGTTGAAGTATGTTGTCATTGCAATGCAAGCCGATAATAAGCGTGAGGGCGGAATTTTTGCTTTATATGCATTGGTTCGAAAAAATTCAAAATGGTTAATTTGGCCAGCCTTGATTGGCGGGGCGGCCATTTTGGCCGATGGAACATTAACTCCTGCAGTAACTGTGACTTCAGCCATTGAGGGATTAAAAAAACAACACCTTGGCCCTGTGGTGTTTAGTAATTCTCAACATAACGTCTTGATTATCACAACAGTTGTTCTACTCGTATTATTTATGATTCAACATTTTGGAACAGGTATGATTGGGAAATCCTTTGGACCAGTGATGATTTTATGGTTTGGCTTTTTGGCTGTCTTTGGAATCGTTAATCTAATCAATTATCCAATGATATTGAAGGCTATTTCTCCTTATTATGCAATTAGGATACTATTCAGTCCAGTTAACAAAGTGGGAATCTTTATACTTGGAAGTATCTTTTTGGCAACCACAGGAGCAGAGGCTTTATATTCCGATATGGGTCACGTTGGCAAGCAGAATATTTATGTAACATGGCCACTAGTATATAGTACCCTATTTTTAAATTACTTAGGTCAAGGTGCTTGGATAATTAGACATGCAGGTGATACTGCTTACAGGAACTTATCGAACTTAAATCCTTTTTATGAAATGCTCCCCGGAACTTGGCGCCTAGTTGGCATTTTGCTAGCCACACTCGCTGCAATTATTGCCTCTCAAGCGTTGATTACGGGTTCTTACACTTTAGTCGATGAAGCAATTGGCTTAAAATTTTTACCTAGAATGGTTATTAGACATCCAAGTAATATAAAAAATCAAATTTATATTGCAACTGTTAACTGGATGCTATGTATAATAACAATTAGTGTAGTCTGGTTCTTTGGTAGTTCACAAAAAATGGAGGCCGCGTATGGTTTAGCGATCACTATTACCATGCTTATGACTACTGTGCTTTTGCATGAATTCTTAAAGAAACACCTGGCTAAGGGAACAGCACTTATAATTGCCTTGTTTTTTGGTTTTATTGAGTTAATCTTTCTAATTTCAAGTTTGGTTAAGTTTATTCATGGCGGTTATGTTACGTTAACAATCATGTTGGGCATTCTTTATATTATGTGGCTTTGGTACTTTGGAAATAAACGAAGAGACCATTATGAGAAAGAAAGCGAGTATGTTTCACTTCTTGACTATCGTGATCAACTCTCTAAATTAAGCGCAGACAATACAGTACCTTTGTTCACGACTAACTTAGTGTATATGACTAAAATTAAGGGTGATTACCAAATTAAGCGTAGTACCATGTATTCTATTCTCGACAGACAACCTAAAAGAGCTAAAGTTTATTGGTTTGTTACAGTCAATGAAACCAATGCACCTTATGAAAGTAATTATACAGTTGATTTACTTGAGACGCATAATGTTGTTAACGTTCAATTTTACTTAGGGTTTAGGAAATCTCAATCCGTTAGTGTCTATTTACATCAAGTTGTAAATCATCTAGTGGAACAAGGTATTTTAGAACCACAAATACCCACGTATTCAACAGAGCGACAACGGAAAGTCGGCGACTTTAAGTTTGTTATTATAAAGGAACAACCAGCAGATTTAATTGTCAATGATAAGTTAAGCTCGTTAGATAGAAGATTGATTGGCGGGCGCATCTATTTGCAGAAAATTACGGCCTCACCTATTTCATGGTATGGTTTGGAGTTTAGCAATGTCATAGAAGAAAGTTCTCCGTTATTTATTACTCAAGATCAGGATCAATACTTAATCCAAAAGAAAATTTATCATCGAGGCAGATTAAGTAAGACTGAAAAATGA
- a CDS encoding IS3-like element IS1163 family transposase (programmed frameshift), translated as MKRYQDDFKASIVKMHREEKRSIRSLSEEYGVSPAAIHNWVKDAKSVELEDGTEVTSKEFKQLQKENQRLKEELEIFKSCGGVTGKALGRINCLVFIEDQLLRHRLSIILSALKLPRSTYYHWKRYQPSQHERVDNQLKEKIKLIWENNYRAYGYPRITMVLRKSGICVGSKRILRLMREMEIHSLMNRRFKKPGTHVDHSQRPNLIKHQPNARIWRADITYLELRPGTWVYLSSIYEPKVHQVLAFKIGRQMEATLVVETINQALECHQKPQYFHSDMGSQYTSNEVETLLERHQISHSYSKQGYPYDNGPIEAFHSLLKREFAFQTTFSNFEDLVIRTSNYISWFNSDRIRTSV; from the exons ATGAAACGATATCAAGATGATTTTAAAGCCAGCATTGTGAAGATGCATCGTGAAGAGAAAAGATCTATTCGCTCGCTTTCCGAGGAATACGGTGTTTCTCCAGCCGCAATTCATAACTGGGTTAAAGACGCTAAATCAGTTGAGCTAGAAGACGGTACTGAAGTAACGTCCAAAGAATTCAAACAACTTCAAAAGGAAAATCAGCGATTAAAGGAGGAACTTGAAATTT TTAAAAGCTGCGGCGGTGTTACTGGGAAAGCATTAGGACGAATTAATTGCCTTGTCTTCATAGAAGATCAGTTATTGCGACACCGCTTATCAATTATTCTTTCGGCACTGAAATTACCGCGCAGCACCTATTACCATTGGAAAAGATATCAACCTAGTCAACACGAACGTGTTGATAATCAGCTCAAAGAAAAAATTAAATTGATTTGGGAAAATAATTATCGTGCCTATGGTTATCCACGAATAACGATGGTGCTTCGCAAGTCAGGCATCTGTGTTGGGTCAAAACGAATTTTACGATTAATGAGGGAAATGGAGATTCACTCTTTAATGAATCGGCGATTTAAAAAACCTGGCACTCATGTGGATCATTCGCAACGCCCCAATTTAATCAAGCACCAGCCCAATGCAAGGATATGGCGTGCTGACATTACTTATTTGGAATTACGTCCAGGAACCTGGGTTTATCTCAGTTCTATTTACGAACCAAAGGTTCATCAAGTTCTTGCTTTCAAGATTGGTCGTCAGATGGAGGCGACGTTAGTTGTAGAAACGATTAATCAGGCGCTTGAATGTCATCAAAAGCCACAATATTTTCACTCTGACATGGGTTCACAGTACACCAGCAACGAAGTTGAAACTTTACTTGAACGGCATCAGATTAGCCACTCATACTCAAAACAAGGTTATCCTTATGATAATGGGCCAATTGAAGCTTTTCACTCATTGTTGAAGAGAGAGTTTGCCTTTCAAACAACTTTTTCCAATTTTGAGGACTTGGTAATCCGAACCTCAAATTACATCAGTTGGTTTAATTCCGACAGAATTAGAACGAGTGTTTAG
- a CDS encoding MarR family winged helix-turn-helix transcriptional regulator has translation MLNQQQIKNQFESLTTLQAIQNQAYQMLVQGLAKTEFSMREWGILVYLEQHGQATASELADAFTVTRTLISRNTWRLIQDNLIQSQVNPNDRRIVWLSLTVNGQERVQEGVRQVQANLKAFNQSHDLEKLTKQVETLSQQLARIN, from the coding sequence ATGCTAAATCAGCAGCAAATTAAGAACCAGTTTGAGAGCTTAACAACCCTGCAAGCTATTCAGAATCAGGCATACCAGATGTTAGTGCAAGGACTGGCCAAAACTGAATTTTCAATGCGTGAGTGGGGAATATTAGTCTATCTTGAACAACATGGGCAAGCTACTGCTAGTGAATTAGCTGATGCATTCACGGTCACGCGCACACTAATTTCCAGGAATACTTGGCGATTGATTCAAGATAATTTAATTCAATCACAAGTGAATCCAAATGATCGACGAATTGTTTGGCTATCTTTGACTGTTAATGGCCAAGAAAGGGTCCAGGAAGGTGTTCGGCAAGTGCAAGCGAACTTAAAAGCTTTCAACCAGAGTCACGATCTGGAGAAGCTGACTAAACAAGTGGAAACTTTGTCACAACAACTTGCTAGGATAAATTAA
- a CDS encoding restriction endonuclease subunit S — MLRSPKSFNELSSLSSGGTAKGVSQRSLSQFKVTLPKSLQEQKKIGIFFKQLDKTIALYQRKLEKLQELKKGYLQKMFC, encoded by the coding sequence TTGTTACGTTCGCCGAAATCATTTAATGAATTATCATCCTTATCAAGCGGCGGTACTGCGAAAGGTGTTAGTCAAAGATCTTTATCACAGTTCAAAGTAACACTACCTAAAAGTTTACAAGAACAAAAGAAAATTGGCATTTTTTTCAAACAACTCGACAAGACTATCGCTCTTTATCAGCGTAAACTTGAAAAACTCCAGGAACTCAAAAAAGGATATCTACAAAAGATGTTTTGCTGA
- a CDS encoding putative holin-like toxin, with product MSVFQTVSLILLFGTFLIVLLNYINKHYQ from the coding sequence ATGAGCGTCTTCCAGACAGTCTCGCTGATATTGCTGTTTGGCACATTTTTAATCGTGCTACTCAACTATATCAACAAGCACTACCAATAA
- a CDS encoding transposase: MGTTIKSFKKYRKQALNAVESPYSNGYLEGNIGRIKKIKNTAFGFRNWENFVNRIKIQRQWLHPARQTVTV; the protein is encoded by the coding sequence ATGGGCACAACCATCAAAAGCTTTAAGAAGTACCGGAAACAGGCCCTGAACGCCGTTGAATCACCATATTCAAACGGTTATTTAGAGGGCAACATCGGCCGAATTAAGAAGATTAAAAACACTGCTTTTGGCTTCCGTAATTGGGAGAACTTTGTCAACCGTATTAAGATTCAACGCCAATGGCTTCACCCAGCACGTCAAACTGTGACGGTATAA
- a CDS encoding glycine betaine ABC transporter substrate-binding protein, with product MISLKKRILRYLQMATVIICLTAIVSACAKPAEYDSHKKLGPQINYTITGIEAGAGEMANTQTLLSKYKLKQANWQIMPSSTAAMISTLSKAVKNKQPIVVTGWQPHWMVAKYSLKFLKDPKHVYGNGESMRTITRKGLEKDNPGATKLLKNFHWTISMSNPVMLNINGGMNKQKAVNQFIKNHPKQVKAWTAGVPNGHGKKIKLVYTPYDYEIATTTLVTTLLKQKGYKATMQQLDVGVMWNSIANGSSDASLTAELPVTHGLYAKKYKGKYVQLRKNLKGAQTGLAVPKYMKNINTVDDLKNK from the coding sequence ATGATTAGTTTGAAGAAAAGAATTCTCCGTTATTTGCAAATGGCCACAGTGATTATATGTTTGACAGCCATAGTTAGTGCTTGTGCTAAACCAGCTGAATACGACTCACATAAAAAGTTAGGACCGCAAATCAATTATACGATTACAGGGATCGAAGCTGGTGCGGGTGAAATGGCTAATACACAAACATTGTTGTCAAAATATAAGTTGAAACAGGCTAACTGGCAGATCATGCCAAGTTCTACAGCTGCGATGATTAGCACGTTATCCAAGGCAGTTAAAAATAAACAGCCTATCGTTGTTACTGGCTGGCAGCCACACTGGATGGTTGCTAAATATTCGTTGAAATTTTTAAAAGATCCAAAACATGTTTATGGTAATGGTGAATCAATGCGCACCATTACACGTAAAGGGTTGGAAAAAGATAATCCAGGTGCTACTAAGTTACTAAAGAATTTCCATTGGACAATTTCAATGTCAAATCCAGTAATGCTGAACATAAACGGTGGCATGAATAAGCAAAAAGCGGTCAATCAGTTTATTAAAAACCATCCTAAACAAGTCAAAGCATGGACAGCGGGGGTGCCAAACGGTCATGGCAAAAAAATTAAATTAGTTTATACACCATATGACTATGAAATTGCGACAACCACTTTAGTAACGACTTTGTTGAAGCAAAAAGGATATAAAGCTACAATGCAACAGTTAGACGTGGGAGTTATGTGGAATTCGATAGCTAATGGTAGTTCTGACGCTTCCTTGACTGCTGAGTTACCAGTTACCCATGGCTTGTATGCCAAGAAGTACAAAGGTAAGTATGTTCAATTGCGCAAAAATTTGAAGGGTGCTCAAACAGGGTTGGCAGTTCCCAAATATATGAAGAATATTAATACTGTTGATGATCTAAAAAACAAATGA
- a CDS encoding proline/glycine betaine ABC transporter permease, translating to MNIGQIPLAEWINSGVDWLSQFTGFFYSVTIFFQVIIDGIQWAFDFLPQWVFILVVLALTYWVKRGQKKISFMVFEVLGLLLIWNLGYWRDMTQTLTLVLSSSLIAIVVGIPLGIWMAKSSRAEIVIKPILDFMQTLPAFVYLIPAVSFFGIGMVPGVLASVIFATPPTVRMTNLGIRQVPSDLIEVADSFGSTSWQKLIKLQLPLAKTTIMSGINQTMMLGLSMVVIASMIGALGLGTQVYFAVGRNDAGAGFAAGIAVVIVAIILDRITQSFNKTSK from the coding sequence ATGAATATTGGACAAATACCTTTAGCGGAATGGATCAACTCAGGTGTTGACTGGCTGAGTCAATTTACCGGATTTTTTTATAGTGTGACGATCTTTTTCCAGGTAATCATTGACGGTATTCAATGGGCTTTTGACTTCTTGCCGCAATGGGTCTTTATCTTGGTGGTCTTAGCACTCACGTACTGGGTTAAACGAGGACAAAAGAAAATTAGTTTCATGGTGTTTGAAGTTTTGGGGCTGTTATTGATCTGGAACTTAGGATACTGGCGTGATATGACCCAGACCTTGACGTTAGTTTTGTCGTCTAGTTTGATTGCAATCGTTGTTGGGATTCCACTTGGAATTTGGATGGCAAAAAGTTCAAGAGCTGAGATCGTAATCAAACCAATTCTTGACTTCATGCAGACCTTGCCAGCGTTTGTTTATCTAATACCGGCCGTTTCATTTTTTGGTATCGGGATGGTACCGGGGGTGTTGGCTTCAGTGATTTTTGCGACGCCACCGACAGTGCGAATGACAAACTTGGGCATCCGGCAGGTGCCAAGTGACTTGATCGAGGTAGCGGATTCCTTTGGCTCGACCAGCTGGCAAAAGCTAATCAAATTACAGTTACCACTAGCAAAAACAACAATAATGTCCGGAATTAATCAAACGATGATGCTTGGACTTTCAATGGTCGTGATTGCATCAATGATTGGCGCCCTTGGTTTAGGAACTCAGGTTTACTTTGCTGTGGGGCGTAATGATGCCGGGGCAGGATTTGCCGCAGGAATTGCTGTGGTTATTGTAGCTATTATTTTGGATCGAATCACACAATCGTTCAACAAAACATCCAAATAA